One part of the Falco peregrinus isolate bFalPer1 chromosome 14, bFalPer1.pri, whole genome shotgun sequence genome encodes these proteins:
- the FHOD1 gene encoding FH1/FH2 domain-containing protein 1 isoform X1 has protein sequence MAEAAVPCRVQYLEDADPFGCGSFPEPRRAPVYAVAEALALGAQLPALHRLLGAPLPLEDCTLQVSPSGHYLDLDLSLLEQKDDLEGFYEEVRKGRRPTLILRTQLSVRVHAIIEKLYNSQGPELRRSLFSLKQLFQEDKDLVPEFVNLDGLTCLIKVGAEADQNYQNYILRALSQIMLFVDGMQGVINHNETIQWLYTLSGSPFRLVVKMALKLLLVFVEYTEPNALLLIRAVNTVDQARGTCPWSSLMAILEQRNGADTELLVFAMTLINKTLAALPDQDTFYDVTDCLEKQGMERVVQQYLGSKGTDLDLKQQFTLYESALKLEDDVEEPPSGGRKERRRTEEGRRGWRSQGSCTEPSPGAPPLPGSPGTPEEPPTQDTLAVPAPSSPAEPCPSTICNSASSIQLALASPQAKKEQSPGSGERSIYKARFLENLAAAQKEKISSMAKGRLDVLGDAALEHPTVPAWDRDSSTPEPRMEPPSIRSRLAQMDTTDSCGTISSDTKFMLDMLYAKGSSEPRKEKVFPEVLSSPMVQGEVEMDAKGGGSQEQEGAWLHGRAPDGPVSSAHAKLARAMSSIDAETHTQKLENTGMMPIKKDMELTWERLEASPVQLKIKDLDFTDLGEEEDFDILDMGPMANGSFLPPSIKATSAGACMAPPPPPAIPGCPPPPPPPPAIPGCPPPPPPPPAVPGCPPPPPPPPAVPGCPPPPGLSGPSATDGPSQAKKKRTVKLFWKELKQLDGTVGPGRFGQVTLWASLQNVEVNAAKLEHLFESRSKEVSTSKKAMDGKKVVVVLDPKRSNAINIGLTVLPPVHIIKTAVLNFDEFAVNKEGIEKILTMVPTEEEKQKIQEAQLANPDVPLGSAEQFLLALSSISDLTARLQLWAFKLDYESLEQEIAEPLFDLKVGMEQLARNHTFKCILATLLAMGNFLNGSQSKGFELGYLEKVSEVKDTVHRQSLLHHLCQIVVEKFPETTDLYSEIASITRSAKVDFDELANSLVQLERRCRASWDNLKVIAKHETKPVLKSKLTDFLKDSTQRIIVLKVVHRRVLNRFHSFLLYLGYPASTARDVKVMPICKLLREFALEYRTCRERVLLQQKKRAAHRERNKTRGRLITETEKFSGVAEVASPPAVVSSGPEEQMEAGHESMKNLLTSPTDAPARRSRASRGTGHTTPTQGSPAQEDIPSSPDDASDEIMDRLVKSVTHNTNPRPCANKERRRSRGNRKSLRRTLKSGLSDELVQALGLGQAPGMEV, from the exons aTGGCGGAGGCGGCGGTGCCCTGCCGGGTGCAGTACCTGGAGGACGCGGACCCCTTCGGCTGCGGCAGCTTCCCGGAGCCGCGGCGAGCCCCGGTTTACGCCGTGGCGGAGGCGCTGGCCCTAGGAGCGCAGCTGCCCGCGCTGCACCGCCTGCTCGGGGCCCCGCTGCCG ctGGAGGACTGCACACTGCAGGTCTCACCCTCTGGACACTACCTGGACCTTGACTTAtccctgcttgagcagaagGATGATCTGGAGGGTTTCTACGAGGAGGTCAG GAAGGGGAGACGGCCGACCCTGATCCTGCGCACGCAGCTCTCCGTCCGAGTCCATGCCATCATTG aGAAGCTGTACAACTCGCAGGGGCCAGAGCTGCGGCGATCACTCTTCTCCCTCAAGCAGCTCTTCCAG GAGGACAAGGACCTGGTGCCGGAGTTCGTGAACCTGGATGGGTTGACGTGCCTGATCAAAGTGGGAGCAGAGGCTGACCAGAACTACCAGAACTACATCCTCCGGG CCCTGAGCCAGATCATGCTCTTTGTGGATGGGATGCAGGGTGTCATCAACCACAACGAGACCATCCAGTGGTTGTACACGCTGTCGGGAAGCCCG TTCCGCTTGGTGGTGAAGATGgcactgaagctgctgctggtgtttgtGGAGTACACAGAGCCCAACGCCCTGCTCCTCATTCGCGCCGTCAACACCGTGGACCAGGCGAGAG GCACCTGTCCGTGGTCCAGCCTGATGGCCATCCTGGAACAACGCAATGGGGCTGACACGGAGCTGCTGGTGTTCGCCATGACGCTGATCAACAAG ACGCTGGCAGCCCTCCCGGACCAGGACACCTTCTACGACGTGACGGACTGCCTGGAGAAGCAGGGCATGGAGCGAGTGGTGCAGCAGTACCTGGGCAGCAAGGGCACTGACCTCGACTTGAAGCAGCAGTTCACGCTCTACGAA AGCGCACTCAAGCTGGAGGATGATGTGGAAGAGCCGCCCTCGGGGGGACGCAAGGAGCGGAGGAGGACAGAAGAGGGCCGGCGTGGGTGGCGATCCCAGGGCAGCTGCACggagcccagccctggtgccCCGCCGCTGCCAGGGTCCCCTGGCACCCCAGAGGAGCCCCCCACCCAGGACACCCTGGCTGTCCCTGCGCCAAGCAGCCCAGCAGA GCCCTGTCCCAGCACCATCTGCAACAGTGCATCCAGCATACAGCTGGCCCTGGCCTCCCCCCAGGCCAAGAAGGAACAGTCCCCAGGCTCAGGCGAGCGCAGCATCTACAA AGCTCGCTTCTTGGAGaacctggctgcagcccagaaggAGAAGATCTCTTCTATGGCCAAGGGACGGCTCGATGTCCTTGGTGATGCTGCGCTGGAGCATCCCACTGTTCCTGCAtgggacagggacagcagcacccCTGAGCCCAGGATGGAGCCACCCAGCATAA ggTCCCGCCTGGCTCAGATGGACACCACTGACTCCTGTGGCACCATCTCCTCCGACACCAAGTTTATGCTGGACATGCTCTACGCCAAGGGCTCCTCGGAGCCGAGGAAGGAGAAGGTCTTCCCTGAGGTCTTGTCATCCCCCATGGTCCAGGGTGAGGTGGAGATGGATGCCAAGGGAGgtggcagccaggagcaggagggtgCCTGGCTCCATGGCAGGGCTCCTGATGGGCCTGTGTCCAGTGCCCATGCCAAGCTGGCACGTGCCATGTCTAGCATAGATGCTGAGACCCACACGCAGAAGCTGGAGAACACTGGGATGATGCCCATCAAGAAGGACATGGAGCTGACGTGGGAGCGCCTGGAGGCCAGCCCCGTGCAGCTGAAGATCAAGGACCTGGACTTCACTGatttgggggaagaagaagacTTTGACATCCTGGACATGGGGCCCATGGCCAACggctcctttctccctcccagcaTTAAAGCAACAAGTGCTGGAGCATGCATGGCTCCACCTCCACCTCCTGCGATCCCTGGCTGCccaccacctccacctccacctCCTGCGATCCCTGGCTGCccaccacctccacctccacctccaGCGGTCCCCGGCTGCccaccacctccacctccacctcctgcaGTCCCCGGCTGTCCACCCCCACCAGGACTGTCAGGCCCCTCAGCAACAGATGGTCCCTCCCAGGCCAAGAAGAAGAGGACAGTGAAGCTCTTCTGGAAGGAGCTGAAGCAGCTGGATGGCACTGTGGGGCCAGGCAGGTTCGGCCAGGTGACCCTGTGGGCGTCCCTGCAGAACGTTGAAGTCAATGCTGCCAAACTGGAGCATCTCTTTGAGTCACGGTCAAAGGAAGTGTCGACTTCAAAG AAGGCCATGGATGGgaagaaggtggtggtggtgctggatCCCAAGAGGAGCAATGCCATCAACATTGGCCTCACGGTGCTGCCACCCGTGCACATCATCAAGACAGCTGTGCTCAACTTTGACGAGTTTGCAGTCAATAAGGAAGGGATTGAG AAAATCCTGACCATGGTCCCGACTgaggaggagaagcagaagatCCAGGAGGCCCAACTGGCCAACCCTGATGTGCCCttgggctctgcagagcagtttcTGCTCGCCCTGTCTTCCATCAGTGACCTCACGGCCAGGCTCCAGCTCTGGGCCTTCAAGCTGGACTACGAGAGCCTGGAGCAG GAGATTGCAGAGCCACTCTTTGATCTGAAGGTGGGCATGGAGCAGCTGGCCAGAAATCACACCTTCAAATGCAtcctggccacactgctggccATGGGCAACTTCCTGAATGGCTCCCAG AGCAAAGGCTTTGAGCTGGGCTACCTGGAGAAAGTCTCAGAAGTGAAGGACACGGTGCACCGGCAGTCCCTGCTCCACCATCTCTGCCAAATCGTAGTAGAGAAGTTCCCAGAAACCACTGACCTCTACTCAGAGATTGCCTCCATCACCCGCTCTGCCAAG GTTGACTTTGATGAGCTGGCCAACAGCCTGGTGCAGCTGGAGCGGAGGTGCAGGGCCTCCTGGGACAACCTGAAGGTGATTGCCAAGCATGAGACCAAGCCAGTGCTGAAGAGCAAGCTGACAGACTTCCTTAAGGACAGCACCCAGCGCATTATCGTGTTAAAGGTGGTGCACAGGCGCGTCCTCAACAG GTTTCACTCTTTCCTGCTCTACCTGGGGTACCCGGCGAGCACAGCCCGGGATGTGAAGGTGATGCCCATCTGCAAGCTCCTGCGGGAGTTTGCCCTGGAGTACCGTACCTGCCGGGAGCGTGTCCTGCTGCAACAGAAGAAACGGGCTGCCCACCGTGAGCGCAACAAGACCCGGGGACGGCTCATCACTGAG ACCGAGAAGTTCTCTGGCGTTGCTGAGGTTGCTTCGCCACCCGCCGTGGTGTCCAGTGGCCCCGAGGAGCAGATGGAAGCAGGTCACGAGAGCATGAAGAACCTGCTGACCTCCCCCACAGATGCCCCTGCCCGCCGCAGCCGAGCCAGCCGGG GGACAGGGCACACCACCCCGACCCAGGGCTCTCCTGCTCAGGAGGACATTCCCAGCTCCCCAGATGATGCTTCGGATGAAATTATGGACCGGCTTGTGAAATCGGTGACTCACAACACTAACCCCCGGCCCTGCGCCAACAAGGAGCGTAGGAGGTCCCGTGGCAATAGGAAGTCCT TGCGACGGACGCTGAAGAGCGGGCTCAGCGATGAGCTGGTGCAGGCGCTGGGCCTGGGGCAGGCGCCGGGCATGGAGGTTtga
- the FHOD1 gene encoding FH1/FH2 domain-containing protein 1 isoform X3, whose product MAEAAVPCRVQYLEDADPFGCGSFPEPRRAPVYAVAEALALGAQLPALHRLLGAPLPLEDCTLQVSPSGHYLDLDLSLLEQKDDLEGFYEEVRKGRRPTLILRTQLSVRVHAIIEKLYNSQGPELRRSLFSLKQLFQEDKDLVPEFVNLDGLTCLIKVGAEADQNYQNYILRALSQIMLFVDGMQGVINHNETIQWLYTLSGSPFRLVVKMALKLLLVFVEYTEPNALLLIRAVNTVDQARGTCPWSSLMAILEQRNGADTELLVFAMTLINKTLAALPDQDTFYDVTDCLEKQGMERVVQQYLGSKGTDLDLKQQFTLYESALKLEDDVEEPPSGGRKERRRTEEGRRGWRSQGSCTEPSPGAPPLPGSPGTPEEPPTQDTLAVPAPSSPAEPCPSTICNSASSIQLALASPQAKKEQSPGSGERSIYKARFLENLAAAQKEKISSMAKGRLDVLGDAALEHPTVPAWDRDSSTPEPRMEPPSIRSRLAQMDTTDSCGTISSDTKFMLDMLYAKGSSEPRKEKVFPEVLSSPMVQGEVEMDAKGGGSQEQEGAWLHGRAPDGPVSSAHAKLARAMSSIDAETHTQKLENTGMMPIKKDMELTWERLEASPVQLKIKDLDFTDLGEEEDFDILDMGPMANGSFLPPSIKATSAGACMAPPPPPAIPGCPPPPPPPPAIPGCPPPPPPPPAVPGCPPPPPPPPAVPGCPPPPGLSGPSATDGPSQAKKKRTVKLFWKELKQLDGTVGPGRFGQVTLWASLQNVEVNAAKLEHLFESRSKEVSTSKKAMDGKKVVVVLDPKRSNAINIGLTVLPPVHIIKTAVLNFDEFAVNKEGIEKILTMVPTEEEKQKIQEAQLANPDVPLGSAEQFLLALSSISDLTARLQLWAFKLDYESLEQEIAEPLFDLKVGMEQLARNHTFKCILATLLAMGNFLNGSQVDFDELANSLVQLERRCRASWDNLKVIAKHETKPVLKSKLTDFLKDSTQRIIVLKVVHRRVLNRFHSFLLYLGYPASTARDVKVMPICKLLREFALEYRTCRERVLLQQKKRAAHRERNKTRGRLITETEKFSGVAEVASPPAVVSSGPEEQMEAGHESMKNLLTSPTDAPARRSRASRGTGHTTPTQGSPAQEDIPSSPDDASDEIMDRLVKSVTHNTNPRPCANKERRRSRGNRKSLRRTLKSGLSDELVQALGLGQAPGMEV is encoded by the exons aTGGCGGAGGCGGCGGTGCCCTGCCGGGTGCAGTACCTGGAGGACGCGGACCCCTTCGGCTGCGGCAGCTTCCCGGAGCCGCGGCGAGCCCCGGTTTACGCCGTGGCGGAGGCGCTGGCCCTAGGAGCGCAGCTGCCCGCGCTGCACCGCCTGCTCGGGGCCCCGCTGCCG ctGGAGGACTGCACACTGCAGGTCTCACCCTCTGGACACTACCTGGACCTTGACTTAtccctgcttgagcagaagGATGATCTGGAGGGTTTCTACGAGGAGGTCAG GAAGGGGAGACGGCCGACCCTGATCCTGCGCACGCAGCTCTCCGTCCGAGTCCATGCCATCATTG aGAAGCTGTACAACTCGCAGGGGCCAGAGCTGCGGCGATCACTCTTCTCCCTCAAGCAGCTCTTCCAG GAGGACAAGGACCTGGTGCCGGAGTTCGTGAACCTGGATGGGTTGACGTGCCTGATCAAAGTGGGAGCAGAGGCTGACCAGAACTACCAGAACTACATCCTCCGGG CCCTGAGCCAGATCATGCTCTTTGTGGATGGGATGCAGGGTGTCATCAACCACAACGAGACCATCCAGTGGTTGTACACGCTGTCGGGAAGCCCG TTCCGCTTGGTGGTGAAGATGgcactgaagctgctgctggtgtttgtGGAGTACACAGAGCCCAACGCCCTGCTCCTCATTCGCGCCGTCAACACCGTGGACCAGGCGAGAG GCACCTGTCCGTGGTCCAGCCTGATGGCCATCCTGGAACAACGCAATGGGGCTGACACGGAGCTGCTGGTGTTCGCCATGACGCTGATCAACAAG ACGCTGGCAGCCCTCCCGGACCAGGACACCTTCTACGACGTGACGGACTGCCTGGAGAAGCAGGGCATGGAGCGAGTGGTGCAGCAGTACCTGGGCAGCAAGGGCACTGACCTCGACTTGAAGCAGCAGTTCACGCTCTACGAA AGCGCACTCAAGCTGGAGGATGATGTGGAAGAGCCGCCCTCGGGGGGACGCAAGGAGCGGAGGAGGACAGAAGAGGGCCGGCGTGGGTGGCGATCCCAGGGCAGCTGCACggagcccagccctggtgccCCGCCGCTGCCAGGGTCCCCTGGCACCCCAGAGGAGCCCCCCACCCAGGACACCCTGGCTGTCCCTGCGCCAAGCAGCCCAGCAGA GCCCTGTCCCAGCACCATCTGCAACAGTGCATCCAGCATACAGCTGGCCCTGGCCTCCCCCCAGGCCAAGAAGGAACAGTCCCCAGGCTCAGGCGAGCGCAGCATCTACAA AGCTCGCTTCTTGGAGaacctggctgcagcccagaaggAGAAGATCTCTTCTATGGCCAAGGGACGGCTCGATGTCCTTGGTGATGCTGCGCTGGAGCATCCCACTGTTCCTGCAtgggacagggacagcagcacccCTGAGCCCAGGATGGAGCCACCCAGCATAA ggTCCCGCCTGGCTCAGATGGACACCACTGACTCCTGTGGCACCATCTCCTCCGACACCAAGTTTATGCTGGACATGCTCTACGCCAAGGGCTCCTCGGAGCCGAGGAAGGAGAAGGTCTTCCCTGAGGTCTTGTCATCCCCCATGGTCCAGGGTGAGGTGGAGATGGATGCCAAGGGAGgtggcagccaggagcaggagggtgCCTGGCTCCATGGCAGGGCTCCTGATGGGCCTGTGTCCAGTGCCCATGCCAAGCTGGCACGTGCCATGTCTAGCATAGATGCTGAGACCCACACGCAGAAGCTGGAGAACACTGGGATGATGCCCATCAAGAAGGACATGGAGCTGACGTGGGAGCGCCTGGAGGCCAGCCCCGTGCAGCTGAAGATCAAGGACCTGGACTTCACTGatttgggggaagaagaagacTTTGACATCCTGGACATGGGGCCCATGGCCAACggctcctttctccctcccagcaTTAAAGCAACAAGTGCTGGAGCATGCATGGCTCCACCTCCACCTCCTGCGATCCCTGGCTGCccaccacctccacctccacctCCTGCGATCCCTGGCTGCccaccacctccacctccacctccaGCGGTCCCCGGCTGCccaccacctccacctccacctcctgcaGTCCCCGGCTGTCCACCCCCACCAGGACTGTCAGGCCCCTCAGCAACAGATGGTCCCTCCCAGGCCAAGAAGAAGAGGACAGTGAAGCTCTTCTGGAAGGAGCTGAAGCAGCTGGATGGCACTGTGGGGCCAGGCAGGTTCGGCCAGGTGACCCTGTGGGCGTCCCTGCAGAACGTTGAAGTCAATGCTGCCAAACTGGAGCATCTCTTTGAGTCACGGTCAAAGGAAGTGTCGACTTCAAAG AAGGCCATGGATGGgaagaaggtggtggtggtgctggatCCCAAGAGGAGCAATGCCATCAACATTGGCCTCACGGTGCTGCCACCCGTGCACATCATCAAGACAGCTGTGCTCAACTTTGACGAGTTTGCAGTCAATAAGGAAGGGATTGAG AAAATCCTGACCATGGTCCCGACTgaggaggagaagcagaagatCCAGGAGGCCCAACTGGCCAACCCTGATGTGCCCttgggctctgcagagcagtttcTGCTCGCCCTGTCTTCCATCAGTGACCTCACGGCCAGGCTCCAGCTCTGGGCCTTCAAGCTGGACTACGAGAGCCTGGAGCAG GAGATTGCAGAGCCACTCTTTGATCTGAAGGTGGGCATGGAGCAGCTGGCCAGAAATCACACCTTCAAATGCAtcctggccacactgctggccATGGGCAACTTCCTGAATGGCTCCCAG GTTGACTTTGATGAGCTGGCCAACAGCCTGGTGCAGCTGGAGCGGAGGTGCAGGGCCTCCTGGGACAACCTGAAGGTGATTGCCAAGCATGAGACCAAGCCAGTGCTGAAGAGCAAGCTGACAGACTTCCTTAAGGACAGCACCCAGCGCATTATCGTGTTAAAGGTGGTGCACAGGCGCGTCCTCAACAG GTTTCACTCTTTCCTGCTCTACCTGGGGTACCCGGCGAGCACAGCCCGGGATGTGAAGGTGATGCCCATCTGCAAGCTCCTGCGGGAGTTTGCCCTGGAGTACCGTACCTGCCGGGAGCGTGTCCTGCTGCAACAGAAGAAACGGGCTGCCCACCGTGAGCGCAACAAGACCCGGGGACGGCTCATCACTGAG ACCGAGAAGTTCTCTGGCGTTGCTGAGGTTGCTTCGCCACCCGCCGTGGTGTCCAGTGGCCCCGAGGAGCAGATGGAAGCAGGTCACGAGAGCATGAAGAACCTGCTGACCTCCCCCACAGATGCCCCTGCCCGCCGCAGCCGAGCCAGCCGGG GGACAGGGCACACCACCCCGACCCAGGGCTCTCCTGCTCAGGAGGACATTCCCAGCTCCCCAGATGATGCTTCGGATGAAATTATGGACCGGCTTGTGAAATCGGTGACTCACAACACTAACCCCCGGCCCTGCGCCAACAAGGAGCGTAGGAGGTCCCGTGGCAATAGGAAGTCCT TGCGACGGACGCTGAAGAGCGGGCTCAGCGATGAGCTGGTGCAGGCGCTGGGCCTGGGGCAGGCGCCGGGCATGGAGGTTtga
- the FHOD1 gene encoding FH1/FH2 domain-containing protein 1 isoform X2 produces the protein MAEAAVPCRVQYLEDADPFGCGSFPEPRRAPVYAVAEALALGAQLPALHRLLGAPLPLEDCTLQVSPSGHYLDLDLSLLEQKDDLEGFYEEVRKGRRPTLILRTQLSVRVHAIIEKLYNSQGPELRRSLFSLKQLFQEDKDLVPEFVNLDGLTCLIKVGAEADQNYQNYILRALSQIMLFVDGMQGVINHNETIQWLYTLSGSPFRLVVKMALKLLLVFVEYTEPNALLLIRAVNTVDQARGTCPWSSLMAILEQRNGADTELLVFAMTLINKTLAALPDQDTFYDVTDCLEKQGMERVVQQYLGSKGTDLDLKQQFTLYESALKLEDDVEEPPSGGRKERRRTEEGRRGWRSQGSCTEPSPGAPPLPGSPGTPEEPPTQDTLAVPAPSSPAEPCPSTICNSASSIQLALASPQAKKEQSPGSGERSIYKARFLENLAAAQKEKISSMAKGRLDVLGDAALEHPTVPAWDRDSSTPEPRMEPPSIRSRLAQMDTTDSCGTISSDTKFMLDMLYAKGSSEPRKEKVFPEVLSSPMVQGEVEMDAKGGGSQEQEGAWLHGRAPDGPVSSAHAKLARAMSSIDAETHTQKLENTGMMPIKKDMELTWERLEASPVQLKIKDLDFTDLGEEEDFDILDMGPMANGSFLPPSIKATSAGACMAPPPPPAIPGCPPPPPPPPAIPGCPPPPPPPPAVPGCPPPPPPPPAVPGCPPPPGLSGPSATDGPSQAKKKRTVKLFWKELKQLDGTVGPGRFGQVTLWASLQNVEVNAAKLEHLFESRSKEVSTSKAMDGKKVVVVLDPKRSNAINIGLTVLPPVHIIKTAVLNFDEFAVNKEGIEKILTMVPTEEEKQKIQEAQLANPDVPLGSAEQFLLALSSISDLTARLQLWAFKLDYESLEQEIAEPLFDLKVGMEQLARNHTFKCILATLLAMGNFLNGSQSKGFELGYLEKVSEVKDTVHRQSLLHHLCQIVVEKFPETTDLYSEIASITRSAKVDFDELANSLVQLERRCRASWDNLKVIAKHETKPVLKSKLTDFLKDSTQRIIVLKVVHRRVLNRFHSFLLYLGYPASTARDVKVMPICKLLREFALEYRTCRERVLLQQKKRAAHRERNKTRGRLITETEKFSGVAEVASPPAVVSSGPEEQMEAGHESMKNLLTSPTDAPARRSRASRGTGHTTPTQGSPAQEDIPSSPDDASDEIMDRLVKSVTHNTNPRPCANKERRRSRGNRKSLRRTLKSGLSDELVQALGLGQAPGMEV, from the exons aTGGCGGAGGCGGCGGTGCCCTGCCGGGTGCAGTACCTGGAGGACGCGGACCCCTTCGGCTGCGGCAGCTTCCCGGAGCCGCGGCGAGCCCCGGTTTACGCCGTGGCGGAGGCGCTGGCCCTAGGAGCGCAGCTGCCCGCGCTGCACCGCCTGCTCGGGGCCCCGCTGCCG ctGGAGGACTGCACACTGCAGGTCTCACCCTCTGGACACTACCTGGACCTTGACTTAtccctgcttgagcagaagGATGATCTGGAGGGTTTCTACGAGGAGGTCAG GAAGGGGAGACGGCCGACCCTGATCCTGCGCACGCAGCTCTCCGTCCGAGTCCATGCCATCATTG aGAAGCTGTACAACTCGCAGGGGCCAGAGCTGCGGCGATCACTCTTCTCCCTCAAGCAGCTCTTCCAG GAGGACAAGGACCTGGTGCCGGAGTTCGTGAACCTGGATGGGTTGACGTGCCTGATCAAAGTGGGAGCAGAGGCTGACCAGAACTACCAGAACTACATCCTCCGGG CCCTGAGCCAGATCATGCTCTTTGTGGATGGGATGCAGGGTGTCATCAACCACAACGAGACCATCCAGTGGTTGTACACGCTGTCGGGAAGCCCG TTCCGCTTGGTGGTGAAGATGgcactgaagctgctgctggtgtttgtGGAGTACACAGAGCCCAACGCCCTGCTCCTCATTCGCGCCGTCAACACCGTGGACCAGGCGAGAG GCACCTGTCCGTGGTCCAGCCTGATGGCCATCCTGGAACAACGCAATGGGGCTGACACGGAGCTGCTGGTGTTCGCCATGACGCTGATCAACAAG ACGCTGGCAGCCCTCCCGGACCAGGACACCTTCTACGACGTGACGGACTGCCTGGAGAAGCAGGGCATGGAGCGAGTGGTGCAGCAGTACCTGGGCAGCAAGGGCACTGACCTCGACTTGAAGCAGCAGTTCACGCTCTACGAA AGCGCACTCAAGCTGGAGGATGATGTGGAAGAGCCGCCCTCGGGGGGACGCAAGGAGCGGAGGAGGACAGAAGAGGGCCGGCGTGGGTGGCGATCCCAGGGCAGCTGCACggagcccagccctggtgccCCGCCGCTGCCAGGGTCCCCTGGCACCCCAGAGGAGCCCCCCACCCAGGACACCCTGGCTGTCCCTGCGCCAAGCAGCCCAGCAGA GCCCTGTCCCAGCACCATCTGCAACAGTGCATCCAGCATACAGCTGGCCCTGGCCTCCCCCCAGGCCAAGAAGGAACAGTCCCCAGGCTCAGGCGAGCGCAGCATCTACAA AGCTCGCTTCTTGGAGaacctggctgcagcccagaaggAGAAGATCTCTTCTATGGCCAAGGGACGGCTCGATGTCCTTGGTGATGCTGCGCTGGAGCATCCCACTGTTCCTGCAtgggacagggacagcagcacccCTGAGCCCAGGATGGAGCCACCCAGCATAA ggTCCCGCCTGGCTCAGATGGACACCACTGACTCCTGTGGCACCATCTCCTCCGACACCAAGTTTATGCTGGACATGCTCTACGCCAAGGGCTCCTCGGAGCCGAGGAAGGAGAAGGTCTTCCCTGAGGTCTTGTCATCCCCCATGGTCCAGGGTGAGGTGGAGATGGATGCCAAGGGAGgtggcagccaggagcaggagggtgCCTGGCTCCATGGCAGGGCTCCTGATGGGCCTGTGTCCAGTGCCCATGCCAAGCTGGCACGTGCCATGTCTAGCATAGATGCTGAGACCCACACGCAGAAGCTGGAGAACACTGGGATGATGCCCATCAAGAAGGACATGGAGCTGACGTGGGAGCGCCTGGAGGCCAGCCCCGTGCAGCTGAAGATCAAGGACCTGGACTTCACTGatttgggggaagaagaagacTTTGACATCCTGGACATGGGGCCCATGGCCAACggctcctttctccctcccagcaTTAAAGCAACAAGTGCTGGAGCATGCATGGCTCCACCTCCACCTCCTGCGATCCCTGGCTGCccaccacctccacctccacctCCTGCGATCCCTGGCTGCccaccacctccacctccacctccaGCGGTCCCCGGCTGCccaccacctccacctccacctcctgcaGTCCCCGGCTGTCCACCCCCACCAGGACTGTCAGGCCCCTCAGCAACAGATGGTCCCTCCCAGGCCAAGAAGAAGAGGACAGTGAAGCTCTTCTGGAAGGAGCTGAAGCAGCTGGATGGCACTGTGGGGCCAGGCAGGTTCGGCCAGGTGACCCTGTGGGCGTCCCTGCAGAACGTTGAAGTCAATGCTGCCAAACTGGAGCATCTCTTTGAGTCACGGTCAAAGGAAGTGTCGACTTCAAAG GCCATGGATGGgaagaaggtggtggtggtgctggatCCCAAGAGGAGCAATGCCATCAACATTGGCCTCACGGTGCTGCCACCCGTGCACATCATCAAGACAGCTGTGCTCAACTTTGACGAGTTTGCAGTCAATAAGGAAGGGATTGAG AAAATCCTGACCATGGTCCCGACTgaggaggagaagcagaagatCCAGGAGGCCCAACTGGCCAACCCTGATGTGCCCttgggctctgcagagcagtttcTGCTCGCCCTGTCTTCCATCAGTGACCTCACGGCCAGGCTCCAGCTCTGGGCCTTCAAGCTGGACTACGAGAGCCTGGAGCAG GAGATTGCAGAGCCACTCTTTGATCTGAAGGTGGGCATGGAGCAGCTGGCCAGAAATCACACCTTCAAATGCAtcctggccacactgctggccATGGGCAACTTCCTGAATGGCTCCCAG AGCAAAGGCTTTGAGCTGGGCTACCTGGAGAAAGTCTCAGAAGTGAAGGACACGGTGCACCGGCAGTCCCTGCTCCACCATCTCTGCCAAATCGTAGTAGAGAAGTTCCCAGAAACCACTGACCTCTACTCAGAGATTGCCTCCATCACCCGCTCTGCCAAG GTTGACTTTGATGAGCTGGCCAACAGCCTGGTGCAGCTGGAGCGGAGGTGCAGGGCCTCCTGGGACAACCTGAAGGTGATTGCCAAGCATGAGACCAAGCCAGTGCTGAAGAGCAAGCTGACAGACTTCCTTAAGGACAGCACCCAGCGCATTATCGTGTTAAAGGTGGTGCACAGGCGCGTCCTCAACAG GTTTCACTCTTTCCTGCTCTACCTGGGGTACCCGGCGAGCACAGCCCGGGATGTGAAGGTGATGCCCATCTGCAAGCTCCTGCGGGAGTTTGCCCTGGAGTACCGTACCTGCCGGGAGCGTGTCCTGCTGCAACAGAAGAAACGGGCTGCCCACCGTGAGCGCAACAAGACCCGGGGACGGCTCATCACTGAG ACCGAGAAGTTCTCTGGCGTTGCTGAGGTTGCTTCGCCACCCGCCGTGGTGTCCAGTGGCCCCGAGGAGCAGATGGAAGCAGGTCACGAGAGCATGAAGAACCTGCTGACCTCCCCCACAGATGCCCCTGCCCGCCGCAGCCGAGCCAGCCGGG GGACAGGGCACACCACCCCGACCCAGGGCTCTCCTGCTCAGGAGGACATTCCCAGCTCCCCAGATGATGCTTCGGATGAAATTATGGACCGGCTTGTGAAATCGGTGACTCACAACACTAACCCCCGGCCCTGCGCCAACAAGGAGCGTAGGAGGTCCCGTGGCAATAGGAAGTCCT TGCGACGGACGCTGAAGAGCGGGCTCAGCGATGAGCTGGTGCAGGCGCTGGGCCTGGGGCAGGCGCCGGGCATGGAGGTTtga